The following DNA comes from Emys orbicularis isolate rEmyOrb1 chromosome 13, rEmyOrb1.hap1, whole genome shotgun sequence.
aagctCTTTCCACAGTCCAAACATTTATGGGATTTctttcctgtgtggattgcctgatgcgTAATAAGGGTGGATCTCACAGTGAAACTTTTCCCGCAATTGAGACATTtaaagggtttctctcccgtatgcattctctgatgtgtaataagggcTGGTCTCTGACTAAAACTTTTCCcgcagtccaagcacttatggggtttctctcctgtatggattctctgatgtgtaatcAGGGCTGACCTCACAGTAAAACTTTTCTCACAGTACAGGCActtgtagggtctctctcccgtgtgggttctctgatgcgTAATAAGGTTTATGTTCTGATTGAAACATTTCCCACACTCAAGACATTTATATGGccgctctcccgtgtggatttTCACATGTTTCATAAGGGATGatctctgactgaagcttttcccacagtcccagcatttatggggtttctctcctgtgtgggttctccgATGGGTAAGAAGGTTCGATttccgattgaagcttttcccacagtcgaggcaCTGATacagtctctctcctgtgtggattctccgatgttTAGTGAGGTTTGAGCTGTCACTGAAActcttcccacagtccaaacattTATGAAGTTTCTTTCCTGCATGGATTGTGTGATGCAGAATAAGGGCTGATTTCACACTGAAACTTTTCCCGCATTTGAGACATTTGTACATTTTATCTGCCatatggattctctgatgtgtaataagggcTGATCTCTgactaaaacttttcccacattccaagcacttatggggtttctctcccgtatggattctctgatgtgtaatcAGGGCTGATCTCTGACTAAACCTTTTGCCACATTTCAAGCATTTATGAGGTTTCTCTCCAGTATGAATTCTCTGATGCGTAGTCAGGTTTGAGACCTGATTGAAACATTTCCCACACTCAAAGCATTTATaaggcctctctcctgtgtgctttctcccatgtatAATAAGGGACGATTtctggctgaagcttttcccacagtctaagcacttatggggtttttcgcctgtgtggattctctgatgagtGATAAGGTTCGAtttctgattgaagcttttcccacagctcAGACATTTATAGGGTTTTTCTTTCTTGGGATTTGTCTGTGGGGCTGTGGTTTCCTTGGGATTCTTGCATCCTACCCTACGTTCAATGGATTCCTCCTCTTTCTTTATTGGGTGGTTTCCCAACTGCCTCTCTGGCCTCTGCCGACTTCTCCAAGTTTTGCCCTGTTCCAAGGactgggaaaaattcccttcGGCTCTTCTCCAAAAGTTCCCCTGCAGTTCCACTTGCTCGGGATCTTCCTGCTGTGAATTCTTCTCCTTGTTCTCACTCATCATCGCCTCATGAActgctggaagagagagagaatccagacaggagtcattccctgtgctggggagaaagGACAGAACAGGGAACAACACAGAGGAGAAAACACAACACAGTAACTAATGGGgagactgagggctggtctacactacacagttaggtcgacgtaTGGCAGCTTAcatgacctaattatgtcagtgtacacactacagccttgtcctgCCAGTGTAAGTGCCCTACTATACCAGCATAATAACTCCACTTCCAggagaggcgtagggcttatgtcccTGTAGTGAGGGCGACACattgtctgtgtagacactgccttcCTTACAtgggctgttggctgtcttgtgaATTTCACAGCTCtcctggagctgtgaaattgacaagaaagccagaCTCCTGGCTccacagctgggctgctgccaggTCTCCGCTCCAAGCCGGGCTACCACCTGGGCTTCTGGCTTGGGCTACTGCCCATGCTCTCCGCTCCCCACtaagagccctgctgccccccgcggTCCAGGCGCCATGTTCCCTGCTGGCAGCCCAGCTGCCCTCCTGGCTCTTGGCTCCCCACCGAGAGCACAGCAGCCAACTGGACTCCGGGCACTGATCTCCCCACCGGAGGCGAGAAGCCCAAGGCGGCTTCCCCCGGTTCATggctcagctccccacactgcccctcttcagacAGTGGAAGCGCTCTGGTGAAGACGCAAaccaccgacagaaggagggGAGCGTGGACATCAGCCAcggcagtaattactgtggtggctgtaagtcgatctaacataggttgacttaagattgtagtgtagacatgccctcggAAATTGGActctgcctccacatcccatcCAAATACTCCCAGGGAAGTAAAGTCAGGGAGTGTAGCGGGgaggtcacccgctcctgcctgaaagggcttaaaacagccctggagagggctggggcagggggaaaaactgggctgattgggaagcagccacagctggggccacgccccaaacagacctagctggccctataaaggcagggaagcCAGGCGTAGGAACACAGAGTCTCTCTgtgctttcagagagagagagagggaggggcggcggcggcgggcggGCGCgcgcctggctgctgggaagctcagggtgcctagagtgaggcagggttggggaaaggccagaggggctggggagctccaggctagcaactccccaggctgcagggccttgtccaaggccccatagaggcactggtttgcagagaagggcagcaggtccagacccaaccttgcctactgacactgcagtctgccccagggtgcagGGGTGAGTTGGTGACCGGCAGTAGCCTAtgtctgaggtgaggtggggatagaggggtgggggttccctggggaggggagaccctgagactgaggggtgtacggcagggggcagcaccccagataacggggcaccAGAGTCcaaggagggacacgggggccaagcggcagtgggacactggcctgcagagggtgctccaaggctggcagagctaattcctggaagagaccagcaggaggcaccatggGGTGAGTCTGCACAGGGTTACATTAACTGTAAGGTGATTCCTCActgtaaggtctgaggcctttttctgcagccacATTAGGACAGCAGGAGCCATGAGACAAGAAGCAGAGAGTCACATTCCCTCTAAATTGTATCAAAACAATGAAATATCGGGCTGCTAAGAAGGAGATCCTCTCCTAATAGCACCCACCACCACCAGATAAAGGAACAGGgcttaagatgtttaaagaaaacttcGTTGgacagcatcctgtctggcaaggaatcacTTATCAACAGCTGTGATTGTGAAATCCCCCCTTCTTTActgttttgtctttatggtcccTGCTTTGCTGTTGTTTATCTGTAtcgtctctgtctggttctttgctTGTTTCTGTCTgattgtagtggggcagctgccccgctcctggagaacaggggttaaaagcagccaagctaggctgatgggggaagcagccacagctggggccaagccaatcagggcccagctggccctgataaaggGGCTGTGGGGCCAGGAGACAGAGGAGTCTCTCTAgttgtggagagagaaggacctggctgcctgggagctcagggtaccgggagcagagcagtgctggggaaaggcaagaggagctggggcgctccagcctggcaagtccccaggctgaggccttgctaaaggccaaagCAGGTACGGTGgctacagaggtgcagcctggggataggcagaggcagctggtcctaaaCCCTTGCCAATgctgagtggccattacagactggtctgccccagtgagcgggggctagatgatgactggcagtagccagaggcaaggtggggttagaggattgggggttcccctgggaggggagacccagagtgtgggggcactgctggggcagaaccccgaggtaaag
Coding sequences within:
- the LOC135887404 gene encoding zinc finger protein 260-like, producing MQENYETVTSLGFPVPKPELITRLERGEEPWIPDLHTSKEWDIHKGTHTAVHEAMMSENKEKNSQQEDPEQVELQGNFWRRAEGNFSQSLEQGKTWRSRQRPERQLGNHPIKKEEESIERRVGCKNPKETTAPQTNPKKEKPYKCLSCGKSFNQKSNLITHQRIHTGEKPHKCLDCGKSFSQKSSLIIHGRKHTGERPYKCFECGKCFNQVSNLTTHQRIHTGEKPHKCLKCGKSFNRKSNLLTHRRTHTGEKPHKCWDCGKSFSQRSSLMKHVKIHTGERPYKCLECGKCFNQNINLITHQRTHTGERPYKCLYCEKSFTVRSALITHQRIHTGEKPHKCLDCGKSFSQRPALITHQRMHTGEKPFKCLNCGKSFTVRSTLITHQAIHTGKKSHKCLDCGKSFSQSSSLIKHGRMHTGEKPYICLECGKSFSQRSSLIIHGRMHTGEKPYKCLECGKCFIQRSNLVTHQRSHSGERPHECLDCGKSFKVRSALVTHQRIHTGEKPHKCLDCGKSFSRRSALITHQIIHTGEKPHKCLECEKSFNNSSNLTKHRRIHTRGSDSRNTSTAGKDSVRAHTLLPISDPQKRENLNVGESPIGAPTESSIVNSTQLQAELMPCWTSETPPHSREILSGP